Genomic window (Egicoccus halophilus):
GCCTGGTTCAGACCCGAGCCGGCGTCGTGCCGCTGCAGCGACCGATCGGCGAACAGGGTGGCGCGGTTGGCGAGGTCGCCCAGGCCGCCGTGATCACCGCGCGCCCGATGTGCCGCACCGGCGATCTGGGATCGCCGGAGACGCGGCAGGCCGACGATCACCCCGATGGTCGTCAGGGCGACGAACCAGGCGGCGAGACCGCCGTAAAGCACCGTCCGTCCGACACCGGCTTCGACGACGACGGTCGACACGGCGGATTCCGGCGCGGCGGCGGGCTCGGGCGCGGCGGGCAGGTCGAAGCTGCGCTCGGTGTCGAGTCGGGCCCCGTCGACCGCGACGCTCAGCGCCACGACGGTGGTGCCGTGGGCGGCGGAGTCGTAGGCGAGCGTGTAGCGGCTGGTGAGCTCACTCGCGAGCTCCTCGTACACGGCCGTGAGCGCCGCCGCGTCGTTCGCGGCCTTCAGCGCCCCGTCGGTCGCGTCGGTCATCGTGCGCAGCGCATCGTGGTCGCTGAAGGCGGTCCGGTACGCCACGCCGTGCAGCGTCACGCCGCGCTCGACGAGCAGGTCGCGGGTGGCGTCGAGCGTGCGGGCGCTGGCGTTGTCCTCGCCGTCGGTGAGCAGGACGATGGTCCGTGCGGCGTCCGGGTCGTCGCCGGGGAACAGCTCCGTCGCCGTGGCGACCGCGTCGTACATGGCGGTCGAGCCGCCGGCCTGCAGCTCCGCGATCGTCACCTGCTGTGCTTCGCGCGTGGCGTCGAAGTCGCTGACGACGGTGGCCTGGGTGTCGTAGGTGACCAGCGCCACCCGGGCGTCCGCGGGCAGTTGCTCGAGGAAGCTCGTCGCCGCGCCCTGTGCGGCCGTGAGCGGTTCGCCCGCCATGCTGCCGGTGACGTCGAGCAGCAACACCACCTCCAGGTCGGCGGTGCCCGCCAGATCGACCGAGATGATCTCGCGGTCCTCACCGGCCTCCGCGACGGCGAAGGCGTCCGCCGTGAGCACCTCGCCGCCGCCAGCCGGGACGGCCACCGTGAGCTCGACCAGCGGGTGGGCGGCCACATCCGCCGCCTCGATGCGCAGCTCGGCGTCGGTGCCCGCGGTCTCGCCCTGCTCGGCGGCCGACGCCGTCACCGGGAGGGCGATCACGCCGACGAGCAGGGCGATCGGCACGAGCCGCCAGCGGGCGGGCCTCATGCCGACGGCCGAGCGTGTTGGCCGGCCAGAGCGTCGAGCGGGGCACCGAACACCGACGGCGGCACGACGATGCCGTACTGCTCGAGCCGCTCGGTGAAGCGCGGCCGGATGCCGGTCGGACGCTGGTGGCCGCGGAAGCGGCCGTCGGCGTCGATGCCGGCGGCATAGTCGAAGGTGAACACGTCCTGCAGCGTGACGACCTGCCCCTCCATGCCGTGCACCTCGGTGACGTGCGTGATGCGGCGGCTGCCGTCACGAAGGCGCGTCACCTGCACAATGAGATCGACCGCGGCCGCGACCTGCTCGCGGATGGCACGGACCGGCAGGTCCATGCCCGCCATCAGCACCATCGTCTCGAGTCGGGCGATGGCATCACGCGGGGTGTTGGCGTGCACGGTCGACAGCGAGCCGTCGTGACCGGTGTTCATCGCCTGGAGCATGTCCAGCGCCTCGCCGCCGCGGGTTTCACCGACGATGATCCGATCGGGGCGCATGCGCAGCGAGTTGCGTACCAGGTCGCGGATGGCGATCTCACCGCGGCCCTCGAGGTTCGGCGGACGTGACTCCAACCGGACCACGTGGTCCTGGTGCAGCTGCAACTCGACCGCGTCCTCGATCGTGACGATGCGCTCGTCCTCGGGGATGAACGACGACAGCACGTTGAGCAGCGTGGTCTTGCCGGTGCCCGTGCCGCCGGAGACCAGCACGTTGAGGCGACCGCGGACGCACGCGTCGAGCAGTTGGGCGACCGACGGGGTCATGGTGCCGAAGCTGATGAGGTCGTCGACACCGAACGGGTCACGCGAGAACTTGCGGATGGTCAGCGAGGGTCCGTCGACCGCCAGCGGCGGCACGACCGCGTTGACGCGGGAGCCGTCGAGCAGACGGGCGTCCACCATCGGCGAGGACTCGTCGATGCGTCGCCCGACCTGCGAGACGATCCGCTCGATCACCCGGCGCAGATGTTCGTCGGAGACGAAGCGGGACGCGGTGCGCTCGAGCTTGCCGCCACGCTCGACGTAGATCGCGTCGTCGCCGTTGACCATGATCTCGGTCACGGCGTCGTCGTCGAGGAACTTCTGCAGCGGCCCGTAGCCGAGGATGTCGTCGCTGATGTCCGCCGCGAGCCGGTGGCGCTCGGCGGGCGTCAACGGGATGCGCTCGCCGTCGACGACCTCGGCGAGCTCGGTGCGCACCGACGCCCGCAGCTCGTCCTCGCTCAGCGACGAGTCGTACAGCCGGGCGCCGAGACGGGCGAACAGCTGCACCTGGGCGCGCTGCTTGATCTGCGCGAGCGGGTCGACGACCTCGGTGACGACGGTCCTGGGCAGAG
Coding sequences:
- a CDS encoding type II secretion system F family protein codes for the protein MRPARWRLVPIALLVGVIALPVTASAAEQGETAGTDAELRIEAADVAAHPLVELTVAVPAGGGEVLTADAFAVAEAGEDREIISVDLAGTADLEVVLLLDVTGSMAGEPLTAAQGAATSFLEQLPADARVALVTYDTQATVVSDFDATREAQQVTIAELQAGGSTAMYDAVATATELFPGDDPDAARTIVLLTDGEDNASARTLDATRDLLVERGVTLHGVAYRTAFSDHDALRTMTDATDGALKAANDAAALTAVYEELASELTSRYTLAYDSAAHGTTVVALSVAVDGARLDTERSFDLPAAPEPAAAPESAVSTVVVEAGVGRTVLYGGLAAWFVALTTIGVIVGLPRLRRSQIAGAAHRARGDHGGLGDLANRATLFADRSLQRHDAGSGLNQALERAGVNLRPGEFLVLAVSLGVTGAILGTLLANVVLGVLLGVLVGLGARAVLNVKATKRQAAFGDQLGDTLQLLSGSLRAGYSLMQAVDSVAREAESPAAEEFNRLVVETRLGRDMNEALHALGERMQSQDFSWVAQAIAINREVGGDLANVLDTVAETIRERNQIRRQVKSLSAEGRMSTYVLIALPFVVSLLLSLVNPGYMSELYAGGVVGWLVIGIALTMITIGALWMRALVKFRF
- a CDS encoding CpaF family protein, which gives rise to MKLGQRLKALDDHASAPETPPTVAAVARPAVPPPPALPRTVVTEVVDPLAQIKQRAQVQLFARLGARLYDSSLSEDELRASVRTELAEVVDGERIPLTPAERHRLAADISDDILGYGPLQKFLDDDAVTEIMVNGDDAIYVERGGKLERTASRFVSDEHLRRVIERIVSQVGRRIDESSPMVDARLLDGSRVNAVVPPLAVDGPSLTIRKFSRDPFGVDDLISFGTMTPSVAQLLDACVRGRLNVLVSGGTGTGKTTLLNVLSSFIPEDERIVTIEDAVELQLHQDHVVRLESRPPNLEGRGEIAIRDLVRNSLRMRPDRIIVGETRGGEALDMLQAMNTGHDGSLSTVHANTPRDAIARLETMVLMAGMDLPVRAIREQVAAAVDLIVQVTRLRDGSRRITHVTEVHGMEGQVVTLQDVFTFDYAAGIDADGRFRGHQRPTGIRPRFTERLEQYGIVVPPSVFGAPLDALAGQHARPSA